A window from Kluyveromyces lactis strain NRRL Y-1140 chromosome E complete sequence encodes these proteins:
- the VPS29 gene encoding retromer subunit VPS29 (similar to uniprot|P38759 Saccharomyces cerevisiae YHR012W VPS29 Protein involved in vacuolar protein sorting), with the protein MLLLALSDAHIPERAIDVPLKFRKLLNVPNKIQQVTLLGNCTKSASFLKFVNTISENIVFVRGEFDPATVSTTKNPAEEMPLSTVISQGPFRIGCCNGYTLVPKNDPLSLLTLARQLDVDILLWGGTHNVEAYTLEGKFFINPGSCTGAFSTDWVQEDVEENYKTSEQQEPAEASTNGSNQQPKEIKEEIKEPSNNDSEKSGEDKADIIEDKGNSEEHLQEGKEYEHDSSDDEFDDIDINGGGIPSFCLLDIQDITCTLYIYTYVDNEIKVDKVVYRKD; encoded by the exons ATGCTTCTTCTTGCATTGAGCGATGCTCATATTCCAGAACGTGCAATC GATGTACCTCTGAAGTTCAGAAAGCTTCTTAATGTACCCAATAAGATTCAACAAGTTACATTGTTGGGGAACTGTACTAAATCAGCGTCCTTTTTAAAGTTTGTCAATACAATTTCGGAAAACATAGTATTCGTCCGTGGAGAATTCGATCCAGCTACAGTTTCAACCACCAAAAACCCAGCCGAGGAGATGCCGCTAAGTACTGTCATATCCCAAGGACCTTTCAGAATTGGATGCTGCAATGGCTATACTTTAGTACCCAAGAATGATCCTCTATCATTATTAACATTAGCCAGACAATTAGATGTGGATATTCTACTCTGGGGAGGAACGCATAATGTCGAGGCATACACGCTGGAGGGAAAATTCTTTATAAACCCTGGATCATGTACAGGAGCGTTCAGTACAGATTGGGTACAAGAAGATGTAGAAGAAAATTACAAAACTAGCGAACAACAAGAACCAGCCGAGGCTTCAACGAATGGTTCGAATCAGCAGCCGAAGGAAATTAAAGAGGAAATTAAAGAGCCTTCAAACAACGACTCAGAAAAAAGTGGTGAAGATAAGGCTGACATTATAGAGGATAAAGGCAATTCTGAAGAACATCTACAAGAAGGGAAAGAGTATGAACATGATTCCAGTGATGATGAGTTCGATGACATTGACATTAACGGTGGAGGAATCCCCAGTTTCTGTCTTCTGGATATCCAAGATATCACCTGCACCCTATACATTTACACGTACGTGGATAACGAAATAAAGGTTGATAAAGTAGTTTACAGGAAGGATTGA
- the ARD1 gene encoding peptide alpha-N-acetyltransferase complex A subunit ARD1 (highly similar to uniprot|P07347 Saccharomyces cerevisiae YHR013C ARD1 Subunit of the N-terminal acetyltransferase NatA (Nat1p Ard1p Nat5p) N-terminally acetylates many proteins which influences multiple processes such as the cell cycle heat-shock resistance mating sporulation and telomeric silencing) — protein MPITIRHATIDDILAMQNANLHNLPENYMLKYYMYHILSWPEASFVATTTDDVDDIMDQLTGEEEEDGKILSLPTETKLDPSYIAHTGEKLVGYVLAKMNDDPDSKETEPNGHITSLSVMRTYRRMGLAEKLMRQALFALCEVHKAKFVSLHVRQSNRAALHLYRDTLAFQVLSVESSYYQDGEDAYAMEKRLELEQLLPSSFQNAQEEDNLESDLFEDIVKQGVEEISV, from the coding sequence ATGCCCATTACTATCAGACATGCAACAATTGATGACATTTTAGCGATGCAGAATGCCAACTTGCACAATTTACCAGAAAATTACATGTTGAAATACTACATGTACCATATTCTGTCATGGCCAGAGGCATCCTTTGTCGCCACAACTActgatgatgttgatgatatcatGGATCAACTTACCGGcgaggaagaagaagatggtaaAATCTTATCGTTGCCTACAGAGACAAAACTCGATCCATCCTATATTGCACATACCGGCGAGAAATTGGTTGGATATGTATTAGCGAAGATGAATGACGACCCAGACTCTAAGGAAACGGAACCAAATGGACATATTACATCTCTCAGTGTGATGAGAACCTACAGAAGAATGGGTCTTgctgaaaagttgatgaGACAGGCATTATTTGCTCTCTGTGAAGTGCACAAGGCGAAGTTCGTCTCACTTCACGTCAGACAATCGAACAGGGCTGCGCTACATTTATACAGAGATACGCTAGCGTTCCAAGTACTAAGTGTGGAGTCGAGTTACTACCAGGACGGAGAAGATGCGTATGCGATGGAGAAAAGATTGGAATTGGAGCAACTTCTGCcaagttcttttcaaaacgctcaagaagaagacaatCTTGAATCTGACCTCTTTGAAGACATCGTCAAGCAAGGAGTGGAAGAAATATCTGTATAA
- the TRS31 gene encoding TRAPP subunit TRS31 (similar to uniprot|Q03337 Saccharomyces cerevisiae YDR472W TRS31 Component of the targeting complex (TRAPP) involved in ER to Golgi membrane traffic), whose amino-acid sequence MAEQIINPSTTHSTKVAGQGYDYTIGPTQTLPNTSTATTSGTGFVVPTTGIYGQSLISKEKQVSLSAYAFLFQSIVSYHRDSSKNVQEIERKLNSSGYTIGMRLTEILNFRDSVPNKTGLTNMDSVAGTITNMKRRNLKILETLQYIHLTVWQYLFSRPSNDLVKSSERDNEYMIIDNEPTISQFIQHTSVQCESFTCGIIEGFLDMAGFPCHVTSHFVEETGFSNRTVYLIQFDKAVVERENLRQ is encoded by the coding sequence ATGGCAGAACAAATAATTAACCCTAGTACAACACACTCAACTAAAGTCGCTGGCCAAGGTTACGATTATACCATCGGACCTACACAAACGCTTCCCAACACATCTACAGCCACTACTTCAGGCACTGGATTTGTGGTACCGACCACAGGAATATATGGTCAATCGCTTATTTCCAAAGAGAAACAGGTCTCTCTATCAGCATATGCATTCTTATTTCAATCAATTGTATCCTATCATCGTGATTCTTCCAAAAACGTACAGGAAATCGAACGGAAATTAAACAGCTCAGGATATACCATTGGTATGAGACTCACAGAAATACTTAATTTCAGAGATTCAGTACCAAATAAAACAGGCCTTACAAACATGGACAGTGTCGCTGGGACGATAACAAACATGAAACGTCGCAATCTAAAGATTCTCGAAACTTTACAGTACATCCATTTGACCGTTTGGCAATACCTCTTCTCTAGGCCCAGCAATGACTTAGTAAAATCATCAGAACGTGACAATGAGTACATGATCATTGACAATGAGCCAACAATTTCACAGTTCATTCAGCACACTTCAGTTCAATGTGAATCCTTCACTTGTGGAATCATCGAAGGTTTCCTAGATATGGCTGGATTCCcatgtcacgtgacatcTCATTTCGTTGAAGAGACGGGCTTCTCAAATAGAACAGTTTACCTGATACAATTCGATAAGGCTGTAGTGGAAAGAGAGAACCTCAGGCAATGA
- a CDS encoding uncharacterized protein (conserved hypothetical protein), with amino-acid sequence MIEGKNNVKIIPQPRVRNKDAVDEDLVGGNIYTMPNQEIEEIILSLKKLLDGNRMVRERVDAIDDQVRRTQMDLESLVSRSSNNNKHLQSLLLSSKDIKELHDVLDKLSVQQHEQMEKNRDVESVLTRLMEKQSLELKSSMENVEIQTLEQKISQLEAKSGKLESLDAQVIAKEKQLAIIETKLQERKERFDELRQRAKEVQSSLQDDLLTRYKTVHDTMSVSMANLANGSRPAGNTSRVASLLRNKYMNDTFNGNRRVISLNEPRPSSSSAFDSIPQNNSDFEDSS; translated from the coding sequence ATGATTGAGGGAAAGAATAACGTTAAGATCATCCCTCAACCTAGGGTCAGAAACAAGGATGctgttgatgaagatttggTAGGAGGGAATATTTACACAATGCCGAACCaagaaatagaagagaTTATTTTGTCTTTGAAAAAGTTATTGGATGGGAACAGAATGGTGCGAGAACGCGTTGATGCAATTGATGATCAAGTGAGAAGGACCCAGATGGATCTTGAGAGTTTAGTgtcaagaagttcaaataaCAATAAACACTTACAAAgtttgcttctttcttcgaaGGATATCAAGGAATTGCACGACGTATTGGATAAATTGAGTGTGCAACAGCATGAACAGATGGAAAAGAACCGCGATGTGGAGTCTGTTTTGACGCGGTTAATGGAGAAACAGTCTTTGGAATTAAAATCATCGATGGAAAACGTTGAAATTCAGACATTGGAACAGAAAATTAGTCAATTGGAGGCCAAGTCTGGGAAACTGGAGTCCCTTGATGCTCAGGTCATCGCAAAGGAGAAACAATTGGCAAtaattgaaacaaaattacAGGAAAGGAAGGAAAGATTTGATGAGCTACGACAAAGGGCGAAAGAAGTACAATCATCTTTACAAGATGATTTACTGACCCGTTACAAGACAGTTCACGATACTATGTCTGTTTCTATGGCGAATTTGGCCAATGGATCTCGCCCAGCGGGAAACACATCACGTGTAGCCAGTTTGCTAcgaaataaatatatgaaTGACACATTCAATGGAAATAGACGAGTAATATCGTTAAACGAGCCAAGACcttcatcgtcttctgCATTTGATAGCATACCGCAGAATAActctgattttgaagattcttCATAA
- the DIA4 gene encoding putative serine--tRNA ligase DIA4 (similar to uniprot|P38705 Saccharomyces cerevisiae YHR011W DIA4 Probable mitochondrial seryl-tRNA synthetase) — MVTKRLFHSIGRLRTVKKPQFNVKYMISKLDEFSDSIQARELVDGEELQISLKMLPELYQKSRVADHTIANLQHSRKTIEAQVKQDKTRARELGSELKSLKKQYQDLLKTQREVKDQITEVCGSLPNLIHPSVPKTSSPIIDQWINKQAQYKPDERFEHLKIMVNKGMVDFETASNVTGTSWYYLCNDGARLEHALVQYATTKARKANFNLVIPPSVVRNEVIDACGFRPRDTNNEQQIYRLSDTDLGLTATAEIALAGMGLDSILDLSSGPKKICGVNRAYRAEAGASGKDTKGLYRVHEFTKVELFVWAKPEQSDQILEELKQFQIDIVRELGLSAQVLNMPSNDLGSPAYKKYDIEAWMPGRGSFGEITSTSNCTDFQSRRMHTRFRNEEGELEYAHTLNGTAMAVPRVIVALVENNYDPVSDTISIPQALQPYLDGMEFM; from the coding sequence ATGGTCACAAAGAGACTCTTTCATTCCATTGGAAGGCTTCGGACCGTGAAGAAACCTCAATTCAATGTGAAATATATGATATCGAAACTCGATGAATTCTCTGATTCAATCCAAGCAAGAGAACTTGTGGACGGCGAGGAACTTCAAATATCTTTAAAAATGTTACCGGAGTTGTACCAGAAATCGAGGGTTGCTGATCATACAATCGCCAATCTTCAACATTCAAGAAAGACCATCGAAGCCCAAGTAAAACAAGATAAAACAAGGGCAAGAGAGCTCGGGTCTGAACTCAAATCACTAAAGAAACAATACCAAGATCTATTGAAAACTCAAAGAGAAGTGAAGGATCAGATAACTGAGGTATGTGGATCCTTACCCAATCTCATTCATCCTTCTGTTCCAAAGACATCAAGCCCGATCATTGATCAATGGATTAATAAACAAGCACAATACAAACCAGATGAAAGGTTTGAACATCTTAAAATAATGGTAAATAAAGGAATGGTTGATTTTGAGACTGCTTCTAATGTAACAGGTACTTCATGGTATTATTTATGCAATGATGGTGCGCGTCTAGAACATGCATTGGTGCAATATGCTACAACGAAAGCACGCAAGGCTAACTTCAATTTAGTGATTCCTCCCAGTGTTGTGCGTAATGAGGTTATAGATGCGTGCGGGTTTAGACCACGAGACACTAATAATGAACAACAAATTTATCGGTTATCAGATACCGATTTAGGATTAACCGCTACTGCGGAAATCGCCTTGGCAGGGATGGGCTTAGATTCTATATTGGATCTAAGTTCAGGACCTAAGAAGATTTGTGGTGTGAACAGAGCATATAGAGCGGAGGCAGGCGCAAGTGGTAAAGATACTAAAGGTTTATATCGGGTTCATGAATTCACTAAAGTTGAGTTATTCGTTTGGGCCAAACCTGAACAAAGTGATCAAATActggaagaattgaaacaatttcaaatagATATCGTTAGAGAACTAGGATTGAGCGCTCAGGTATTGAACATGCCATCAAATGATCTCGGATCTCCTGCGTACAAAAAATATGATATTGAAGCATGGATGCCAGGTAGAGGCTCATTCGGCGAAATTACAAGTACATCAAATTGCACTGATTTCCAAAGTAGAAGGATGCATACCAGATTTAGAAACGAAGAGGGTGAATTGGAATATGCCCATACCCTCAACGGTACTGCAATGGCAGTGCCCAGAGTCATTGTAGCGTTagttgaaaacaattaTGACCCAGTGAGTGATACTATTTCAATTCCCCAAGCATTGCAACCATATTTGGATGGTATGGAATTTATGTAA
- the ELG1 gene encoding Elg1p (weakly similar to uniprot|Q12050 Saccharomyces cerevisiae YOR144C ELG1 Protein required for S phase progression and telomere homeostasis) yields MGEKEGPLISNILNGYRRRGTGNVNQQSSKQDDDLAIDPALLEEVEEVPSSPLRELEEPINVSSQTQALTENNVKKRVNLKSLLSGYTKKSKPDSKQKQANKKDIILLDESPVKVDSANRFDASHITSDGLQAAKNSNIASFLNMERSTVQRQNKISKEQVLHAPLPHIQHTPHYILGKQNSISLHKKVVKPLDLSFNASEYSFLVNSDKPDGSKEALNINDRISYSDDTTNTQLWTSLFKPTSIEDVLIDSDTKSSVREWFKDAFDLLNRKTDRSALYNRKVDGDLDNFIVDDSFLGSGDDTSVKQFVPLIILYGGIGKNTLIDVLMDEQDAHIFEINCSMNRAKRDISDMLHDFATTKYVKDTQSKGIILFDDVDVLLTESDKFFWNSVHATLIVSRRPVVITCGDYRFIPSNLLEVAEEQHSIFNIKSAPKQQIMEYTSRCLEQKGIEINKNLLNIILQRNNYHIRKCLMDLQWVCTKPGVVPIKDSHFPRNQNDNTENIKDAWLKLDFSSSYDVIQNCIEGKSFVKDDIDLTLNYAKHQISNDEETSYDVVWDYVEHLWDINHNTLFPWEKQMQSLMEEKCKQFLRFNDNEDVNVVAHDKVSICVNEMIKYLKTRVNNSPQGNVLTMLGNTRSSRRKTGVLKDYRLKSEDNSDAFELDFINNLALEFSATHKLKDISRWYLPFMSRIAESETEIKNKNVSLFQRYREHYGPEYNANDIIQEMVDKRLILAAFFRGSPQGFLHAYK; encoded by the coding sequence ATGGGCGAGAAAGAAGGTCCACTGATATCAAACATATTGAATGGCTACAGGCGACGTGGTACAGGCAATGTAAATCAACAGTCCTCAAAACAGGATGATGATCTTGCAATTGATCCGGCTTtacttgaagaagttgaagaagtacCGTCGTCACCATTACGTGAACTTGAGGAACCAATAAACGTATCATCTCAGACTCAAGCATTAACAGAGAATAATGTGAAAAAGAGGGTAAATCTGAAGAGTCTACTGTCTGGATACACTAAGAAATCCAAACCTGATTCCAAACAGAAGCAGGCTAATAAGAAAGATATTATACTGCTTGATGAATCGCCAGTAAAAGTTGACTCAGCAAACCGATTTGATGCTTCTCATATAACATCAGATGGCCTACAGGCTGCTAAAAACTCTAACATTGCATCGTTTTTGAACATGGAAAGAAGTACTGTTCAAAGACAAAACAAGATTTCTAAGGAACAGGTACTTCATGCACCTCTTCCACACATTCAGCATACCCCGCATTACATTTTGGGAAAACAAAACTCTATTTCACTGCACAAAAAGGTAGTTAAGCCTTTGGATTTGAGTTTCAATGCATCGGAGTATTCATTCCTAGTTAATTCTGATAAACCCGATGGCTCAAAAGAAGCATTGAACATTAACGACCGCATTTCTTATTCCGATGATACAACCAATACCCAATTATGGACCTCACTTTTCAAGCCTACATCTATAGAAGATGTTCTTATAGATTCTGATACCAAATCAAGCGTAAGAGAATGGTTTAAAGACGCATTCGACCTATTGAATAGGAAAACTGACAGATCAGCCCTTTACAATCGCAAGGTTGATGGTGATCTGGACAACTTCATAGTAgatgattcttttctcGGATCAGGAGATGACACTAGTGTGAAACAATTTGTCCCATTAATTATTTTATACGGAGGGATAGGTAAGAACACCTTGATAGATGTCTTAATGGATGAACAAGATGCCCATATCTTTGAGATTAATTGCTCCATGAACAGAGCCAAGAGAGATATTTCAGATATGCTGCACGATTTTGCAACCACGAAATATGTGAAAGACACCCAATCCAAGGGAATCATTCTCTTcgatgatgttgatgtaCTACTCACTGAATCAGATAAATTTTTCTGGAATTCTGTGCATGCCACGTTGATAGTCTCTAGAAGACCTGTAGTTATCACCTGCGGCGATTACAGGTTTATCCCATCTAACCTACTTGAGGTTGCAGAGGAGCAGCACTCTATATTTAACATCAAAAGCGCCCCAAAGCAGCAAATAATGGAGTATACGTCAAGATGCTTGGAACagaaaggaattgaaatcaataaaaatttgttgaatataATTTTGCAAAGGAACAACTACCATATCCGTAAGTGTTTGATGGATTTACAATGGGTTTGCACCAAACCTGGGGTAGTTCCAATTAAAGATTCacattttccaagaaacCAAAATGATAACACagaaaatattaaagatGCATGGCTAAAACTGGATTTCTCATCAAGTTACGACGTCATACAAAATTGTATCGAAGGCAAATCATTTGTGAAAGATGATATAGATCTCACATTAAACTACGCAAAGCATCAAATTTctaatgatgaagaaacttcCTATGACGTTGTGTGGGACTATGTGGAGCACCTTTGGGATATAAATCATAACACTCTATTCCCATGGGAAAAACAGATGCAATCATtaatggaagaaaaatgCAAACAGTTTTTACGTTTTAATGATAACGAAGACGTCAATGTTGTCGCCCATGATAAGGTTAGTATTTGCGTTAATGAGATGATAAAATACCTCAAGACTAGAGTCAATAACTCACCTCAAGGAAATGTTCTGACAATGCTTGGAAACACTCGTAGCTCCAGAAGGAAGACTGGCGTTTTAAAAGACTATCGCCTTAAATCAGAAGACAACAGCGATGCATTTGAACTAGATTTTATTAACAATTTGGCACTCGAATTTTCAGCAACACACAAATTAAAAGACATTTCCAGATGGTATTTACCGTTCATGTCTCGAATTGCTGAGAGTGAAacagaaatcaaaaacaaaaacgtCTCCTTATTCCAAAGATATAGAGAACATTATGGTCCTGAGTACAATGCCAACGACATAATACAGGAAATGGTGGATAAGAGGCTCATACTGGCGGCTTTTTTCAGGGGATCACCCCAGGGATTCCTTCATGCATACAAGTGA
- the RPL27A gene encoding 60S ribosomal protein eL27 (highly similar to uniprot|P38706 Saccharomyces cerevisiae YHR010W RPL27A and to uniprot|P38706 Saccharomyces cerevisiae YDR471W RPL27B proteins component of the large (60S) ribosomal subunit): MAKFLKAGKVAVVVRGRYAGKKVVIVKPHDEGTKSHPFGHALVAGIERYPLKVTKRQGAKKVAKRTKIKPFIKVINYNHLLPTRYTLDVEAFKSVVSTETFEEPSQREEAKKVIKKAFEERHQAGKNQWFFTKLNF, translated from the exons ATGGCTAAGTTCTTGAAAGCTGGTAAAGTTG CTGTTGTTGTCCGTGGTCGTTACGCCGGTAAGAAGGTCGTGATCGTCAAGCCACACGACGAAGGTACCAAGTCTCACCCATTCGGTCACGCTTTGGTTGCCGGTATTGAAAGATACCCATTAAAGGTTACCAAGAGACAAGGTGCCAAGAAGGTTGCTAAGAGAACTAAGATCAAGCCTTTCATCAAGGTCATCAACTACAACCACTTGTTGCCAACCAGATACACCTTGGATGTTGAAGCTTTCAAGAGCGTCGTCTCCACTGAAACTTTCGAAGAACCATctcaaagagaagaagcCAAGAAGGTTATCAAGAAGGcctttgaagaaagacaTCAAGCTGGTAAGAACCAATGGTTCTTCACTAAGTTGAACTTCTAA
- the SPT3 gene encoding transcriptional regulator SPT3 (uniprot|O13472 Kluyveromyces lactis KLLA0E03212g SPT3 Protein) — MSDKYKYRVEIQQMMFVSGENNEPPVETTSLIEDIVRGQVVEILLQATRTANCRGSKSIVPEDVIFLIRHDKAKVNRLRTYLSWKDLRKNAKDQDAQQAAAGGGAGDGSGPGGIDDDDAGKKDKDGAGVNMKVKKSSIKLPWELQFMFNEQPLENPDEDDMDDDEREANMATLKRLKMADDRTRGMTKEEYVHWSDCRQASFTFRKSKRFKDWSGISQLIDSKPHDDVIDILGFLTFEIVCAITETALKIKTRYERIRSMKTQSQPQEYSVGTTRRKKRLFDGPDNVVNPLKPEHIEEAWRVLQTVNMKHRALSNYKGGRLSSRTVIM, encoded by the coding sequence ATGTCTGACAAGTACAAGTATCGTGTTGAGATACAACAAATGATGTTTGTCTCTGGTGAAAACAACGAACCACCAGTTGAAACAACATCTTTGATCGAGGATATAGTGAGAGGGCAGgttgttgaaattttaCTCCAAGCAACCAGAACGGCCAATTGTAGGGGGAGTAAGAGTATAGTGCCCGAAGATGTCATCTTTTTAATCAGACATGATAAAGCTAAGGTGAACAGATTGCGTACATATCTATCATGGAAGGACCTTAGAAAAAATGCCAAAGATCAAGATGCACAGCAAGCTGCAGCAGGTGGTGGTGCAGGAGATGGCTCTGGTCCTGGCGgtattgatgatgatgatgctGGCAAAAAGGACAAAGACGGAGCCGGAGTCAACatgaaagtgaagaagtCAAGCATCAAGCTACCATGGGAGTTACAGTTCATGTTCAATGAGCAACCTCTTGAGAATCCAGATGAGGATGATATGGACGATGATGAACGGGAGGCTAATATGGCTACATTGAAGAGACTAAAAATGGCTGATGATAGGACTAGAGGTATGACGAAGGAAGAATACGTGCATTGGTCTGATTGTCGACAAGCCAGTTTCACTTtcagaaaatcaaaaagattcaaagaTTGGTCTGGAATATCTCAGTTGATAGACAGTAAACCTCACGATGATGTAATCGATATTCTTGGGTTCTTAACTTTTGAGATCGTCTGTGCAATAACGGAAACTGCATTGAAGATCAAAACAAGATACGAAAGGATAAGAAGCATGAAAACTCAATCACAACCCCAAGAATACAGTGTAGGTACAACTAGAAGGAAAAAGAGACTGTTTGACGGTCCCGATAATGTAGTAAATCCTTTGAAACCGGAAcatattgaagaagcttGGCGTGTTTTACAGACTGTGAACATGAAACATAGAGCTTTATCGAATTATAAAGGTGGTAGATTGTCGAGTAGAACAGTCATCATGTAA
- the SPO13 gene encoding Spo13p (conserved hypothetical protein) has product MIPISKRIKRGTRKRTTCDDSESELLPLRAKSTNVKKRTGFDKNIRFLGDTNSVGGGKADKYMKQADYKDSDNLLFASDHVSIRLGELTPKRERRPKGSPQNSQRDQQEQRLIDSPNTSLQISDFDVPPESTSTPLPSPGKPNTSLINRSEEVRFSPIYHSTNYNWIPELHDPETIGQRIYSPPKTGKRYYRSLTAHKTSSGTSDDIAYHSSAGDATYHGSESNT; this is encoded by the coding sequence ATGATACCGATTAGCAAGCGCATCAAGCGCGGCACGCGCAAACGAACAACCTGTGATGACTCAGAGTCTGAACTGTTGCCCTTGAGAGCAAAATCGACTAATGttaagaaaagaacaggATTCGATAAGAACATCAGATTCTTAGGAGATACAAATTCTGTAGGAGGAGGCAAAGCTGACAAATATATGAAACAGGCAGACTATAAGGATAGTGACAACCTTCTGTTTGCTAGCGATCATGTATCGATTCGGTTGGGAGAATTGACTCCCAAACGAGAGAGAAGACCGAAGGGTTCTCCCCAGAATTCTCAACGGgatcaacaagaacagCGGCTAATTGATTCTCCGAATACATCATTGCAGATATCTGATTTCGATGTTCCACCAGAATCTACATCTACTCCTCTACCGTCTCCCGGCAAGCCGAATACTTCGTTGATTAACCGAAGCGAGGAAGTCAGATTTTCTCCAATATATCATTCTACTAATTATAACTGGATTCCTGAGCTACATGATCCGGAAACGATTGGCCAACGAATATATTCACCACCGAAAACTGGCAAAAGATATTATAGATCACTCACTGCCCACAAAACTTCTTCTGGGACGAGTGACGATATAGCTTACCATTCCTCCGCTGGGGATGCGACTTATCATGGAAGTGAATCCAATACCTAA